Proteins found in one Brachypodium distachyon strain Bd21 chromosome 5, Brachypodium_distachyon_v3.0, whole genome shotgun sequence genomic segment:
- the LOC100845648 gene encoding receptor-like serine/threonine-protein kinase SD1-8 isoform X2, whose protein sequence is MFPNFAALLVFSVLCLLSLVTSGSGSSSSSSDTLNDGRRNITDGQTLVSAGGTFTLGFFSPGTPSLRYLGIWFSASTDAVVWLANRDSPLNDTAGVLTVNAATGILLLLDGSGRTAWSSSNTTTTNGNNSSSSSAAAVQAQLLESGNLVLVRGTGGSDVLWQSFDHPSNTLIAGMRLGVNPQTGAEWALTSWKYPTDPSTGDCRRAMDTRGLPDCVSWRGGAKKYRTGPWNGLYFSGVPEMASYSDMFTNEVVVRPDEVAYVFDVKPSSASKPPFSRLVLGEAGVLQRLVWDPASKVWNVFAQAPRDVCDEYGRCGKFGLCDVNTPSTLFCGCVAGFGPVDAAQWAIREASGGCRRNVPLDCRAGGGTTDGFKAVRGVKLPDTDNTTVDMAATVGDCRARCLANCSCVAFAAADISGGGEGSGCVMWVGDIVDVRYVDKGQDLYVRLAKSELVNENRRGMLKILLPVTACLLVLACIFLVWICKFRGMRSRDIQKKAILSASTELGDENIELPFFSFRDIVTATEDFSNDNMLGQGGFGKVYKGMLEDDKEVAIKRLSKNSGQGAEEFRNEVVLIAKLQHRNLVRLLGYCIHGDERLLIYEYLPNKSLDVFIFDPSSKHVLDWSTRSQIIKGVARGLLYLHQDSRLTIIHRDLKSSNILLDVDMSPKISDFGMARIFGRDQQEANTNRVVGTYGYMSPEYAMDGAFSVKSDTYSFGVILLEIISGLKISLPRLSDFPNLLAYAWNLWKDGKPMDMVDSSIVDKCSPTEVLRCIHIGLLCVQDNPNNRPLMSSVVFMLENETTTLSTPKQPVYFAQRNSEAKETEENTSSSMNNMSLTVLEGR, encoded by the exons ATGTTTCCCAACTTTGCTGCCTTGCTCGTCTTCTCCGTGCTCTGTCTTCTTTCTCTTGTAACCTCGGGCTCGGGCagttcttcttcatcatccgACACTCTGAACGATGGCCGCCGCAACATCACGGACGGCCAGACGCTCGTCTCGGCCGGCGGCACCTTCaccctgggcttcttctcGCCCGGCACGCCGAGCCTTCGGTACCTCGGGATATGGTTCTCGGCGTCCACCGACGCCGTCGTCTGGTTGGCCAACCGCGACAGCCCGCTCAACGACACCGCCGGCGTTCTAACGGTCAACGCCGCCACGggcatcctcctcctgctcgaCGGCTCAGGCCGGACCGCCTGGTCCTCCTCCAACACTACAACAACCAACGGCAACaattcctcgtcttcctccgcggCGGCAGTGCAGGCGCAGCTTCTCGAGTCCGGCAACCTGGTCCTGGTGCGTGGCACCGGCGGCAGTGACGTGCTGTGGCAGTCGTTCGACCATCCGTCGAACACCCTGATCGCGGGCATGCGGCTGGGCGTGAACCCGCAGACGGGGGCCGAATGGGCGCTCACGTCGTGGAAGTACCCGACGGACCCGTCCACGGGGGACTGCCGCCGCGCCATGGACACGCGGGGCCTGCCCGACTGCGTGTCGTGGCGCGGCGGGGCGAAGAAGTACCGGACGGGGCCCTGGAACGGGCTCTACTTCAGCGGGGTCCCCGAGATGGCGTCCTACTCCGACATGTTCACCAACGAGGTCGTCGTCCGGCCCGACGAGGTCGCCTACGTGTTCGACGTCAAGCCGTCTTCGGCATCCAAGCCGCCGTTCTCCCGGCTCGTGCTGGGCGAGGCCGGCGTGCTGCAGCGGCTGGTCTGGGACCCGGCCAGCAAAGTCTGGAACGTGTTCGCGCAGGCGCCGAGGGACGTCTGCGACGAGTACGGCAGGTGCGGCAAGTTCGGGCTCTGCGACGTGAACACGCCGTCCACGCTCTTCTGCGGCTGCGTGGCCGGGTTCGGCCCCGTGGATGCCGCGCAgtgggcgatcagggaagcctccggcgggtgCCGGAGGAACGTGCCGCTGGACTGCCGTGCCGGTGGCGGCACGACGGACGGGTTCAAGGCGGTGCGGGGCGTGAAGCTGCCGGACACGGATAACACGACGGTGGACATGGCAGCGACGGTGGGGGATTGCAGGGCGAGGTGCCTTGCCAATTGCTCCTGCGtggccttcgccgccgcggatATCAGCGGAGGTGGTGAGGGCAGTGGCTGCGTTATGTGGGTTGGTGACATTGTTGATGTCCGGTATGTCGACAAAGGGCAGGATCTCTATGTCAGGCTGGCAAAGTCTGAACTAG TTAATGAGAACAGAAGGGGGATGTTAAAGATTTTACTGCCAGTTACGGCATGCCTGCTAGTACTCGCCTGCATTTTCCTTGTTTGGATATGCAAGTTCAGAG GCATGCGAAGCAGGGATATCCAGAAAAAGGCGATACTGAGTGCATCAACCGAACTTGGCGACGAAAACATAGAGCTTCCATTTTTTAGCTTTAGAGACATTGTTACTGCAACGGAGGATTTCTCTAATGACAATATGCTCGGGCAAGGAGGCTTCGGGAAGGTTTATAAG GGAATGCTGGAAGATGACAAAGAAGTTGCAATCAAAAGGCTCAGTAAGAATTCTGGACAAGGAGCAGAGGAATTCAGAAATGAAGTTGTTCTAATTGCAAAATTGCAGCACAGGAACCTCGTCAGACTTCTTGGTTATTGCATTCATGGAGATGAGAGGCTGCTGATCTACGAATACCTACCCAACAAGAGCTTGGATGTCTTCATATTCG ACCCTTCAAGTAAACATGTTCTTGATTGGTCAACAAGGTCTCAAATAATCAAAGGAGTGGCTAGAGGCCTTCTTTATCTCCACCAAGATTCAAGGTTGACTATAATTCATAGAGATCTCAAATCAAGCAACATCTTGTTAGATGTGGATATGAGCCCGAAGATATCGGATTTTGGCATGGCAAGAATCTTTGGTCGCGACCAACAAGAAGCAAACACTAACCGAGTTGTTGGAACATA CGGTTACATGTCTCCTGAATATGCAATGGATGGTGCCTTCTCTGTCAAGTCCGATACCTATAGTTTTGGTGTTATACTCTTGGAGATCATAAGTGGTCTGAAGATTAGCTTACCCCGCCTCTCAGACTTCCCAAACCTGTTAGCTTAT GCATGGAACTTATGGAAAGATGGTAAGCCAATGGATATGGTGGACTCATCCATTGTTGACAAGTGTTCACCAACTGAAGTTCTGCGGTGTATCCATATAGGACTCTTATGTGTGCAAGACAATCCAAATAATAGGCCACTCATGTCGTCGGTCGTTTTTATGTTGGAGAATGAAACCACGACACTCTCAACCCCAAAACAACCGGTGTATTTTGCACAAAGGAACTCTGAAGCAAAAGAAACAGAAGAGAATACTAGCAGCTCTATGAATAACATGAGCCTCACCGTGTTGGAGGGGCGGTAG
- the LOC100845648 gene encoding receptor-like serine/threonine-protein kinase SD1-8 isoform X3 — MFPNFAALLVFSVLCLLSLVTSGSGSSSSSSDTLNDGRRNITDGQTLVSAGGTFTLGFFSPGTPSLRYLGIWFSASTDAVVWLANRDSPLNDTAGVLTVNAATGILLLLDGSGRTAWSSSNTTTTNGNNSSSSSAAAVQAQLLESGNLVLVRGTGGSDVLWQSFDHPSNTLIAGMRLGVNPQTGAEWALTSWKYPTDPSTGDCRRAMDTRGLPDCVSWRGGAKKYRTGPWNGLYFSGVPEMASYSDMFTNEVVVRPDEVAYVFDVKPSSASKPPFSRLVLGEAGVLQRLVWDPASKVWNVFAQAPRDVCDEYGRCGKFGLCDVNTPSTLFCGCVAGFGPVDAAQWAIREASGGCRRNVPLDCRAGGGTTDGFKAVRGVKLPDTDNTTVDMAATVGDCRARCLANCSCVAFAAADISGGGEGSGCVMWVGDIVDVRYVDKGQDLYVRLAKSELAVNENRRGMLKILLPVTACLLVLACIFLVWICKFRGMRSRDIQKKAILSASTELGDENIELPFFSFRDIVTATEDFSNDNMLGQGGFGKVYKGMLEDDKEVAIKRLSKNSGQGAEEFRNEVVLIAKLQHRNLVRLLGYCIHGDERLLIYEYLPNKSLDVFIFGLK; from the exons ATGTTTCCCAACTTTGCTGCCTTGCTCGTCTTCTCCGTGCTCTGTCTTCTTTCTCTTGTAACCTCGGGCTCGGGCagttcttcttcatcatccgACACTCTGAACGATGGCCGCCGCAACATCACGGACGGCCAGACGCTCGTCTCGGCCGGCGGCACCTTCaccctgggcttcttctcGCCCGGCACGCCGAGCCTTCGGTACCTCGGGATATGGTTCTCGGCGTCCACCGACGCCGTCGTCTGGTTGGCCAACCGCGACAGCCCGCTCAACGACACCGCCGGCGTTCTAACGGTCAACGCCGCCACGggcatcctcctcctgctcgaCGGCTCAGGCCGGACCGCCTGGTCCTCCTCCAACACTACAACAACCAACGGCAACaattcctcgtcttcctccgcggCGGCAGTGCAGGCGCAGCTTCTCGAGTCCGGCAACCTGGTCCTGGTGCGTGGCACCGGCGGCAGTGACGTGCTGTGGCAGTCGTTCGACCATCCGTCGAACACCCTGATCGCGGGCATGCGGCTGGGCGTGAACCCGCAGACGGGGGCCGAATGGGCGCTCACGTCGTGGAAGTACCCGACGGACCCGTCCACGGGGGACTGCCGCCGCGCCATGGACACGCGGGGCCTGCCCGACTGCGTGTCGTGGCGCGGCGGGGCGAAGAAGTACCGGACGGGGCCCTGGAACGGGCTCTACTTCAGCGGGGTCCCCGAGATGGCGTCCTACTCCGACATGTTCACCAACGAGGTCGTCGTCCGGCCCGACGAGGTCGCCTACGTGTTCGACGTCAAGCCGTCTTCGGCATCCAAGCCGCCGTTCTCCCGGCTCGTGCTGGGCGAGGCCGGCGTGCTGCAGCGGCTGGTCTGGGACCCGGCCAGCAAAGTCTGGAACGTGTTCGCGCAGGCGCCGAGGGACGTCTGCGACGAGTACGGCAGGTGCGGCAAGTTCGGGCTCTGCGACGTGAACACGCCGTCCACGCTCTTCTGCGGCTGCGTGGCCGGGTTCGGCCCCGTGGATGCCGCGCAgtgggcgatcagggaagcctccggcgggtgCCGGAGGAACGTGCCGCTGGACTGCCGTGCCGGTGGCGGCACGACGGACGGGTTCAAGGCGGTGCGGGGCGTGAAGCTGCCGGACACGGATAACACGACGGTGGACATGGCAGCGACGGTGGGGGATTGCAGGGCGAGGTGCCTTGCCAATTGCTCCTGCGtggccttcgccgccgcggatATCAGCGGAGGTGGTGAGGGCAGTGGCTGCGTTATGTGGGTTGGTGACATTGTTGATGTCCGGTATGTCGACAAAGGGCAGGATCTCTATGTCAGGCTGGCAAAGTCTGAACTAG CAGTTAATGAGAACAGAAGGGGGATGTTAAAGATTTTACTGCCAGTTACGGCATGCCTGCTAGTACTCGCCTGCATTTTCCTTGTTTGGATATGCAAGTTCAGAG GCATGCGAAGCAGGGATATCCAGAAAAAGGCGATACTGAGTGCATCAACCGAACTTGGCGACGAAAACATAGAGCTTCCATTTTTTAGCTTTAGAGACATTGTTACTGCAACGGAGGATTTCTCTAATGACAATATGCTCGGGCAAGGAGGCTTCGGGAAGGTTTATAAG GGAATGCTGGAAGATGACAAAGAAGTTGCAATCAAAAGGCTCAGTAAGAATTCTGGACAAGGAGCAGAGGAATTCAGAAATGAAGTTGTTCTAATTGCAAAATTGCAGCACAGGAACCTCGTCAGACTTCTTGGTTATTGCATTCATGGAGATGAGAGGCTGCTGATCTACGAATACCTACCCAACAAGAGCTTGGATGTCTTCATATTCG GTCTCAAATAA
- the LOC100845648 gene encoding receptor-like serine/threonine-protein kinase SD1-8 isoform X1 gives MFPNFAALLVFSVLCLLSLVTSGSGSSSSSSDTLNDGRRNITDGQTLVSAGGTFTLGFFSPGTPSLRYLGIWFSASTDAVVWLANRDSPLNDTAGVLTVNAATGILLLLDGSGRTAWSSSNTTTTNGNNSSSSSAAAVQAQLLESGNLVLVRGTGGSDVLWQSFDHPSNTLIAGMRLGVNPQTGAEWALTSWKYPTDPSTGDCRRAMDTRGLPDCVSWRGGAKKYRTGPWNGLYFSGVPEMASYSDMFTNEVVVRPDEVAYVFDVKPSSASKPPFSRLVLGEAGVLQRLVWDPASKVWNVFAQAPRDVCDEYGRCGKFGLCDVNTPSTLFCGCVAGFGPVDAAQWAIREASGGCRRNVPLDCRAGGGTTDGFKAVRGVKLPDTDNTTVDMAATVGDCRARCLANCSCVAFAAADISGGGEGSGCVMWVGDIVDVRYVDKGQDLYVRLAKSELAVNENRRGMLKILLPVTACLLVLACIFLVWICKFRGMRSRDIQKKAILSASTELGDENIELPFFSFRDIVTATEDFSNDNMLGQGGFGKVYKGMLEDDKEVAIKRLSKNSGQGAEEFRNEVVLIAKLQHRNLVRLLGYCIHGDERLLIYEYLPNKSLDVFIFDPSSKHVLDWSTRSQIIKGVARGLLYLHQDSRLTIIHRDLKSSNILLDVDMSPKISDFGMARIFGRDQQEANTNRVVGTYGYMSPEYAMDGAFSVKSDTYSFGVILLEIISGLKISLPRLSDFPNLLAYAWNLWKDGKPMDMVDSSIVDKCSPTEVLRCIHIGLLCVQDNPNNRPLMSSVVFMLENETTTLSTPKQPVYFAQRNSEAKETEENTSSSMNNMSLTVLEGR, from the exons ATGTTTCCCAACTTTGCTGCCTTGCTCGTCTTCTCCGTGCTCTGTCTTCTTTCTCTTGTAACCTCGGGCTCGGGCagttcttcttcatcatccgACACTCTGAACGATGGCCGCCGCAACATCACGGACGGCCAGACGCTCGTCTCGGCCGGCGGCACCTTCaccctgggcttcttctcGCCCGGCACGCCGAGCCTTCGGTACCTCGGGATATGGTTCTCGGCGTCCACCGACGCCGTCGTCTGGTTGGCCAACCGCGACAGCCCGCTCAACGACACCGCCGGCGTTCTAACGGTCAACGCCGCCACGggcatcctcctcctgctcgaCGGCTCAGGCCGGACCGCCTGGTCCTCCTCCAACACTACAACAACCAACGGCAACaattcctcgtcttcctccgcggCGGCAGTGCAGGCGCAGCTTCTCGAGTCCGGCAACCTGGTCCTGGTGCGTGGCACCGGCGGCAGTGACGTGCTGTGGCAGTCGTTCGACCATCCGTCGAACACCCTGATCGCGGGCATGCGGCTGGGCGTGAACCCGCAGACGGGGGCCGAATGGGCGCTCACGTCGTGGAAGTACCCGACGGACCCGTCCACGGGGGACTGCCGCCGCGCCATGGACACGCGGGGCCTGCCCGACTGCGTGTCGTGGCGCGGCGGGGCGAAGAAGTACCGGACGGGGCCCTGGAACGGGCTCTACTTCAGCGGGGTCCCCGAGATGGCGTCCTACTCCGACATGTTCACCAACGAGGTCGTCGTCCGGCCCGACGAGGTCGCCTACGTGTTCGACGTCAAGCCGTCTTCGGCATCCAAGCCGCCGTTCTCCCGGCTCGTGCTGGGCGAGGCCGGCGTGCTGCAGCGGCTGGTCTGGGACCCGGCCAGCAAAGTCTGGAACGTGTTCGCGCAGGCGCCGAGGGACGTCTGCGACGAGTACGGCAGGTGCGGCAAGTTCGGGCTCTGCGACGTGAACACGCCGTCCACGCTCTTCTGCGGCTGCGTGGCCGGGTTCGGCCCCGTGGATGCCGCGCAgtgggcgatcagggaagcctccggcgggtgCCGGAGGAACGTGCCGCTGGACTGCCGTGCCGGTGGCGGCACGACGGACGGGTTCAAGGCGGTGCGGGGCGTGAAGCTGCCGGACACGGATAACACGACGGTGGACATGGCAGCGACGGTGGGGGATTGCAGGGCGAGGTGCCTTGCCAATTGCTCCTGCGtggccttcgccgccgcggatATCAGCGGAGGTGGTGAGGGCAGTGGCTGCGTTATGTGGGTTGGTGACATTGTTGATGTCCGGTATGTCGACAAAGGGCAGGATCTCTATGTCAGGCTGGCAAAGTCTGAACTAG CAGTTAATGAGAACAGAAGGGGGATGTTAAAGATTTTACTGCCAGTTACGGCATGCCTGCTAGTACTCGCCTGCATTTTCCTTGTTTGGATATGCAAGTTCAGAG GCATGCGAAGCAGGGATATCCAGAAAAAGGCGATACTGAGTGCATCAACCGAACTTGGCGACGAAAACATAGAGCTTCCATTTTTTAGCTTTAGAGACATTGTTACTGCAACGGAGGATTTCTCTAATGACAATATGCTCGGGCAAGGAGGCTTCGGGAAGGTTTATAAG GGAATGCTGGAAGATGACAAAGAAGTTGCAATCAAAAGGCTCAGTAAGAATTCTGGACAAGGAGCAGAGGAATTCAGAAATGAAGTTGTTCTAATTGCAAAATTGCAGCACAGGAACCTCGTCAGACTTCTTGGTTATTGCATTCATGGAGATGAGAGGCTGCTGATCTACGAATACCTACCCAACAAGAGCTTGGATGTCTTCATATTCG ACCCTTCAAGTAAACATGTTCTTGATTGGTCAACAAGGTCTCAAATAATCAAAGGAGTGGCTAGAGGCCTTCTTTATCTCCACCAAGATTCAAGGTTGACTATAATTCATAGAGATCTCAAATCAAGCAACATCTTGTTAGATGTGGATATGAGCCCGAAGATATCGGATTTTGGCATGGCAAGAATCTTTGGTCGCGACCAACAAGAAGCAAACACTAACCGAGTTGTTGGAACATA CGGTTACATGTCTCCTGAATATGCAATGGATGGTGCCTTCTCTGTCAAGTCCGATACCTATAGTTTTGGTGTTATACTCTTGGAGATCATAAGTGGTCTGAAGATTAGCTTACCCCGCCTCTCAGACTTCCCAAACCTGTTAGCTTAT GCATGGAACTTATGGAAAGATGGTAAGCCAATGGATATGGTGGACTCATCCATTGTTGACAAGTGTTCACCAACTGAAGTTCTGCGGTGTATCCATATAGGACTCTTATGTGTGCAAGACAATCCAAATAATAGGCCACTCATGTCGTCGGTCGTTTTTATGTTGGAGAATGAAACCACGACACTCTCAACCCCAAAACAACCGGTGTATTTTGCACAAAGGAACTCTGAAGCAAAAGAAACAGAAGAGAATACTAGCAGCTCTATGAATAACATGAGCCTCACCGTGTTGGAGGGGCGGTAG